The following are encoded together in the Flavobacterium sp. TR2 genome:
- a CDS encoding 2-hydroxyacid dehydrogenase, whose protein sequence is MNKIAFFSTQPYDKTFFNKYNEDFGFQLDFFETQLNPQTVALIEECEIVCVFVNDIVNETVIKQLAEKKVKIIALRCAGFNNVDLETAKKYNIKVCRVPAYSPQAVAEHAMAMILTLNRKTHKAYNRVREQNFSLNGLLGFDLFGKTIGIIGTGNIGKAFSKIALGFGCKVLAYDIMENEEMKKDGVSFVGLEEIFKSSDIISLHCPLNEQTKHVINTTSISFMKDSVMIINTSRGGLIETSSVIEGLKEGKIGYLGIDVYEQEEKLFFRDLSADIIQDDAIQRLMSFPNVLVTAHQAFFTNEALTQIALVTFNNIKSLLKQNDIENKAALLV, encoded by the coding sequence ATGAATAAAATTGCCTTTTTCTCTACTCAGCCTTACGATAAAACGTTTTTCAACAAATACAACGAAGATTTTGGTTTTCAGTTGGATTTTTTTGAAACGCAATTGAATCCGCAAACTGTGGCTTTAATTGAAGAATGCGAGATTGTTTGTGTTTTTGTAAATGATATTGTAAACGAAACGGTCATCAAGCAATTGGCAGAAAAAAAGGTGAAAATAATTGCTTTGCGTTGCGCCGGATTTAATAATGTTGATTTAGAAACGGCAAAAAAATACAACATAAAAGTCTGCCGTGTTCCCGCATATTCGCCACAGGCAGTTGCTGAACACGCTATGGCGATGATTTTGACATTAAATAGAAAAACGCACAAAGCTTATAACAGGGTTCGCGAGCAAAATTTTTCTTTAAATGGCTTGTTGGGTTTCGATTTATTCGGAAAGACAATAGGAATTATTGGAACTGGAAATATTGGAAAAGCATTTTCTAAAATTGCGCTAGGCTTTGGCTGTAAAGTTTTGGCTTATGATATTATGGAAAATGAAGAAATGAAAAAGGATGGCGTTTCTTTCGTAGGTTTAGAAGAAATTTTTAAATCGAGTGATATTATTTCGCTTCATTGCCCGTTGAACGAACAGACCAAACACGTCATTAATACAACTTCAATTTCTTTTATGAAAGATAGTGTTATGATTATCAATACAAGCCGTGGAGGATTGATCGAAACTTCTTCGGTAATTGAAGGTTTAAAAGAAGGTAAAATAGGTTATTTAGGGATTGATGTTTACGAACAGGAAGAAAAACTATTTTTTAGAGATCTTTCTGCAGATATTATACAAGATGATGCGATTCAGCGTTTGATGAGTTTTCCAAATGTTTTGGTAACTGCTCATCAGGCATTTTTTACCAATGAGGCTCTGACACAGATTGCTTTGGTGACTTTTAACAATATAAAATCATTGCTAAAGCAGAATGATATTGAAAATAAAGCAGCTTTACTAGTGTAA
- the lysS gene encoding lysine--tRNA ligase — MALSEQEIIRREKLQNLRNLGINPYPANLFPVNHTSKQIKETFEEGKKVIVAGRLMSVRDQGKACFAELQDSEGRIQLYVNRDVLCEGDDKTLYNQVFKKLTDLGDFIGIEGELFTTQVGAKCIRVTGFTFLSKTLRPLPLPKVDEDGKVHDAFNDAELRYRMRYVDLTVNPQVKETFLKRTKLFTAMREYFNNAGYLEVDTPVLQSIPGGASARPFITHHNSLDIPLYMRIANELYLKRLIVGGFEGVYEFSRNFRNEGMDRTHNPEFTAMEIYVAYKDYNWMMDFAEGLLEHCAIAVNGTSEVTFGEHKINFKAPYARVTMTDSIKHFTGFDISGKTEQELFEAARGMGIEVDETMGKGKLIDEIFGAKCEGNYIQPTFITDYPKEMSPLCKEHRDNPDLTERFELMVCGKEIANAYSELNDPIDQRERFEDQMRLSEKGDDEANGIIDEDFLRALEYGMPPTSGMGIGMDRLIMYLTNNASIQEVLLFPQMRPEKKQAQIELTEEEKVIVTLLKGNENKMDLSQLKVSANLSGKKWDASMKNLSKHGLTKVVVDGEFKFVELVG, encoded by the coding sequence ATGGCATTATCAGAACAAGAAATCATCAGAAGAGAAAAACTTCAAAACTTACGCAATCTGGGAATCAATCCTTATCCAGCTAATCTTTTTCCTGTAAATCACACTTCGAAGCAGATAAAGGAAACTTTTGAGGAAGGTAAGAAGGTTATCGTTGCAGGACGTTTGATGAGTGTTCGTGATCAAGGTAAAGCTTGTTTTGCTGAACTGCAAGACAGCGAAGGGCGTATTCAATTGTACGTGAATCGTGATGTTTTGTGCGAAGGTGACGATAAAACTTTATACAACCAAGTATTCAAAAAACTAACCGATTTAGGAGATTTTATTGGTATTGAAGGTGAATTGTTTACTACACAAGTTGGTGCAAAATGTATTCGTGTAACTGGTTTTACTTTCTTGAGTAAAACATTGCGTCCGTTGCCTTTACCAAAGGTTGACGAAGACGGAAAAGTTCACGATGCTTTCAACGACGCTGAATTGCGTTATAGAATGCGTTATGTAGATCTAACTGTAAATCCGCAGGTTAAAGAAACTTTCCTTAAAAGAACTAAACTGTTCACTGCAATGAGAGAGTATTTTAACAATGCAGGATATCTTGAAGTGGATACTCCAGTTTTACAGTCAATTCCTGGTGGAGCTTCGGCAAGACCATTTATTACGCACCACAACTCGCTTGATATTCCGCTTTATATGCGCATTGCGAATGAGTTATACTTAAAAAGATTAATTGTTGGTGGATTTGAAGGTGTTTATGAGTTCTCTAGAAACTTCCGTAACGAAGGAATGGACAGAACGCATAATCCTGAGTTTACTGCAATGGAAATATATGTAGCTTACAAAGACTACAACTGGATGATGGATTTTGCTGAAGGTTTATTGGAGCACTGTGCAATTGCTGTAAATGGCACAAGCGAAGTTACTTTTGGCGAGCACAAAATCAACTTTAAAGCGCCTTATGCACGTGTTACAATGACCGATTCTATCAAACATTTTACTGGTTTTGATATTTCTGGCAAAACAGAGCAGGAATTGTTTGAAGCTGCAAGAGGAATGGGAATCGAGGTTGACGAAACAATGGGTAAAGGAAAATTAATCGATGAGATTTTCGGAGCAAAATGTGAAGGAAATTATATTCAGCCAACTTTCATTACAGATTATCCTAAAGAAATGTCTCCGCTTTGTAAAGAACACCGCGACAATCCAGATTTGACTGAGCGTTTTGAATTAATGGTTTGCGGTAAAGAAATTGCAAATGCTTATTCTGAATTAAACGACCCAATCGACCAAAGAGAGCGTTTTGAAGATCAAATGCGTCTTTCTGAAAAAGGTGATGATGAAGCAAACGGAATTATCGACGAAGATTTCTTAAGAGCTCTTGAGTACGGTATGCCTCCAACTTCTGGTATGGGAATTGGAATGGATCGTTTGATTATGTATTTGACAAACAATGCTTCTATTCAGGAAGTTTTATTGTTCCCACAAATGCGTCCGGAGAAAAAACAAGCTCAGATCGAATTGACAGAAGAAGAAAAAGTAATCGTGACTTTATTGAAAGGAAACGAAAATAAAATGGATTTGTCTCAGCTAAAAGTTTCAGCTAACTTAAGCGGTAAAAAATGGGATGCGTCTATGAAAAACTTATCTAAACACGGTTTGACTAAAGTTGTCGTTGACGGCGAGTTTAAATTTGTGGAATTGGTGGGGTAA
- the lipB gene encoding lipoyl(octanoyl) transferase LipB, which produces MNKKIQLQDLGKKDYKSTWEYQEEIFKDIVDLKIKNRREELDLPTPNYLLFVEHPHVYTLGKSGDLENLLLNEKQLEAKGATFYKINRGGDITYHGPGQIVGYPILDLENFFTDIHKYLRLLEESIILTLAEYGLESGRSDGETGVWLGVGTPFARKICAMGVRASRWVTMHGFALNVNVDLGYFDNIIPCGIRGKGVTSLNVELGVEKVDEDEVKSKIIKHLTELFEAEFV; this is translated from the coding sequence ATGAATAAAAAAATCCAACTTCAGGATCTGGGCAAAAAAGACTATAAATCGACTTGGGAATATCAGGAAGAAATTTTTAAAGATATAGTCGATTTAAAAATCAAGAACAGAAGAGAAGAGCTAGATCTGCCAACGCCAAATTATTTGCTTTTTGTAGAACACCCTCACGTGTATACATTAGGGAAAAGCGGTGATCTTGAAAACTTATTATTAAACGAAAAACAGCTCGAGGCTAAAGGAGCTACATTTTACAAAATTAATCGCGGAGGCGATATTACCTATCACGGACCAGGACAGATTGTGGGATATCCGATTTTGGATTTGGAGAATTTTTTTACTGATATTCATAAATACCTGCGTTTGCTGGAAGAATCTATTATTCTGACTTTGGCTGAATATGGTTTAGAATCGGGAAGAAGTGATGGAGAAACAGGCGTTTGGCTTGGTGTGGGAACTCCGTTTGCCCGTAAAATTTGTGCAATGGGTGTTCGCGCTTCACGTTGGGTGACCATGCACGGTTTTGCCTTAAATGTCAATGTCGATTTAGGTTATTTTGATAATATTATTCCTTGCGGTATTCGAGGAAAAGGCGTTACATCTTTAAATGTAGAACTTGGTGTAGAGAAAGTAGATGAAGACGAAGTAAAATCTAAAATCATCAAACATTTAACTGAGCTGTTTGAAGCTGAGTTTGTTTAA